The sequence CCGGCACCCGCTCGAGGCTGAACGTGATGTCCACCGGCGCCTTTGACGCAGCAAAAGCGGCGGCAAATTCATCCGGAGTGCGTCCTGGCAGGCGAATAATTCCCCGCCCAGGCCAGCGCTCGGCGGGCCATTCGCTGGACGTGATGAGAATGGCCTCGTGCCCAGCCTGCGTGAGGCCGTGGGCGAGCCGCATCAGGTAGGCTTCCGCCCCTCCTGTGCCGGAGAATCCCCTGCGAACGAGACCGATCTTCATTGCCTTGTATGCACGTGTTGGAAAAGCTGGGTAGGTTAATCGATGCCGAGCCATACGTCCATACCCGCCGGGGACTTGCAAGCCACCGCGCGCCGGTTGCCGAAATCCCTGTTGTACTCCATTGCGGCGGGCATCGGAGGCAGCGGACTCGATGCCGTTGCCCTGGAGACGTTGCGCGGAGCAAAGCCATTTCTTGGCCGGGCCGTCGCATTTTCGAGCGATCAGAAGGACATTCCCGTCGATCGCATCACGACGCTGGATATTCATCCCGTTAAGCTTCTCTCGTTGCTCTCCCGGCAACATTACATGGGAGCAAAAAAGCATGCCATCGACGCCATCGCGGCCCGGCTGCTTACCCGCGGCGGGTTCGATTTTCTGCACTCCTGGTCGGGCGATTGTCTGGAGTCCCTCCGCGTGGCCAACCGACGCAACATACCGAGCGTACTGGAGATTCCCACCTGGCACCGCAACAAAGGCAAGGTGAAGCCCAACGTCACCAAGAGCGAGCGTGAGCGCGCGGCCGCCGGATTTCCCCATAGTGTCTTCAATCGCATGCTTGTCTCCCGCCAGCAGGTGATGGAGGAGTACGACCGCGCAACCCTCATTTTTGTCCTTTCAGAAAAGGCCCGGGAGACTTTTCGCATCGCGGGCATCCCGGATGAAAAGCTCTTCACCATGCATCGAGGGGTTGATGTCGACCGCTTTACGCCTGCCGAGCGGTTGCCGGATAAGTTTCGCGCCGTCTTCCTCGGTGCCGTGATCAAGCGCAAAGGCGTCCATATCCTCCTTGAGGCCTGGCGAAAGGCAGCACTTCCCGAGGCCGAGTTGATCCTCATTGGTCAGGTGCAGCCGGAGATGGAATCCTTTCTCAAACAGTACGGCGGCGACGATGTGAAGGTGGCCGGGTTCACCCGCGATGTGCCCGGTCTCTTGCGACAGGCTTCGTTGCACGTTTTCCCCTCCGAACTCGAGGGCAGCGCCAAGGCCACCTACGAGGCTGCCGCCTGTGGTCTTGCCCAGATTGCCACGCGGGAGTCCGGCGACGTCGTGATCGACGGGAAGAATGGCTGGATCATTCCGCCCAATGATGTCGACGCGCTTGTTGAAGCTCTCCACGCGGCTCATGCCGACCACGACCGGCTCCTGCGATACGGAAAGGCCGGTCGCGAGCGTGTGGTAAACCATTTCACCTGGGATCATTTCCGCGAGCGTCTGCTCGACGCCTACGATCTCGCGATCCGACGCACCCAATGAAAGTCCTCCTCGTCCAAGTCAAACGCATCGGCGACCTCATCCTCACCACGCCGGTGATCAAGGCTCTTCGCGCAGCCAAACCCCATTGTCACATCACCGTCATCGCCGATTCCTCTGCTGCTTCGCTCCTGCCTGCTCTAGGTGCTGACCAGACCTGGACCTTCGAGCGCGCCGGTTTGCTTGCGAATCTCTTTCGTCCCTCCATCAATCCCTGGATAAAGAGCGACCTGCCGTTTTCGGAATTTGCCTACTGCCTCGACTTCACCGGCACCGACCGGTCCGCCCTCGTTTCCGTGCTGGCGGGAGGATCGAAGCGCGTAACCTACGAGCGGTTTCGCAAAAAATTCCTTCGCCCGCAGATATACCAGCAGTTCGTTGACTCTTCCGTCCGGCTTCGTCACACCGCCGACCATCACACCGACCTGCTTCGCCCTCTTGGTATCGAGGTCGAGAATGTCCCGATGGAACTTCATCTTCCGGAGCTTGTTCATGCCGAGGTGCGGGCAAAGCTGGAAAATCACGAGATTGAGGGCGCGTATGCAGTCATTCATGCGGGAACGGCTCGCCTCGAGAAATACTGGGAGGCCGCCCGATGGGCGCATGTCATCGAGTTCCTTCGTTCGCAGTACGGCCTCACCACCATTCTCACGGGTTCCGTCGATCCCGCCGAGCAGCAGCACCTCGCCGACATCAAGGCCGCTCTCAAGGTTCCCTGTGTCGACCTTTCTGGCGAAACCGATCTCATCGAGCTGGCCACTCTGATTTCCGGAGCGCGGTTTTTCGGGGGAGTCGATACGGCGGCCATGCATCTCGCCGATGCCTTCCATGTTTCCAGCGTGGCTCTTTTTGGCCCGACGAATCCTTTTCAATGGCGGCCCCGCAGTCTGCGTAGCGCCGTGGTGCGGGCCGATACGGCGGAACCTTTCACCCCGGATCAAAAAGGCGGGCCGATGACAGACATTGCCGTGACGGATGTGCTGAAGGCTATCGAGCGGGTGCTTGATTAACGGCTCGACGCCTCGACCAGTGTTGCGGCGATGGCTGCGATTTTCACCGGCTTGCTGAGATAGGTGTTCATTCCAGCCTCGAAGCAGTGCTTGCGGTCCACGGGAATGATGTCCGCCGTCAATGCGGCGATATAGGCGCTCTTTTTTCTCCCGCTCGCTTTTTCGATCTCACGTATTGCTCGCGTCGCCTCGATGCCATCCAGTTCCGGCATCTGGAGATCCATGAGGATGCAATCCGGCTTGATCTCGCGGAATACCTCCACGGCTTCGGCTCCGTTCGAGGCGGCATGCGTCTCGTAGCCGAGGCGCTTCAGGATCGTCTGGATCAGGCGCAGGTTGACCTTGTCGTCCTC comes from Terrimicrobium sacchariphilum and encodes:
- a CDS encoding glycosyltransferase family 4 protein translates to MPSHTSIPAGDLQATARRLPKSLLYSIAAGIGGSGLDAVALETLRGAKPFLGRAVAFSSDQKDIPVDRITTLDIHPVKLLSLLSRQHYMGAKKHAIDAIAARLLTRGGFDFLHSWSGDCLESLRVANRRNIPSVLEIPTWHRNKGKVKPNVTKSERERAAAGFPHSVFNRMLVSRQQVMEEYDRATLIFVLSEKARETFRIAGIPDEKLFTMHRGVDVDRFTPAERLPDKFRAVFLGAVIKRKGVHILLEAWRKAALPEAELILIGQVQPEMESFLKQYGGDDVKVAGFTRDVPGLLRQASLHVFPSELEGSAKATYEAAACGLAQIATRESGDVVIDGKNGWIIPPNDVDALVEALHAAHADHDRLLRYGKAGRERVVNHFTWDHFRERLLDAYDLAIRRTQ
- a CDS encoding glycosyltransferase family 9 protein; translation: MKVLLVQVKRIGDLILTTPVIKALRAAKPHCHITVIADSSAASLLPALGADQTWTFERAGLLANLFRPSINPWIKSDLPFSEFAYCLDFTGTDRSALVSVLAGGSKRVTYERFRKKFLRPQIYQQFVDSSVRLRHTADHHTDLLRPLGIEVENVPMELHLPELVHAEVRAKLENHEIEGAYAVIHAGTARLEKYWEAARWAHVIEFLRSQYGLTTILTGSVDPAEQQHLADIKAALKVPCVDLSGETDLIELATLISGARFFGGVDTAAMHLADAFHVSSVALFGPTNPFQWRPRSLRSAVVRADTAEPFTPDQKGGPMTDIAVTDVLKAIERVLD